Proteins encoded by one window of Cheilinus undulatus linkage group 13, ASM1832078v1, whole genome shotgun sequence:
- the LOC121520358 gene encoding ubiquitin carboxyl-terminal hydrolase 42-like, translating into MTIVNRSPEKSDHESAGCQRSPLTSGDMEMDGSLAVGPTIPSDSPGLKAPGSSLGPTPGPAVYNNTPSSVGRPEEQVLSCDDGLDLPQMVLFPAERLHLKWTQVHPIGAGLQNMGNTCFLNSALQCLTYTAPLANYLLTQEHSNTCHEPGFCMMCTMQNHITEVFANSGDVIKPTGVLNKLTNIASHFRRGRQEDAHEFLRYTVDAMQRSCLPGDYLDRQTQATTFIHQVFGGQLRSRVECLNCKAVSDTFDPFLDIPLDIMTARSVSQALEQFVTPEQLGGDDSYKCAKCTKMVTASKRLTIHRSSNVLTLCLNRFANFNGGKITKGVKYPEYLDLRPFMSQSQGEPLLYELYAVLVHSGFSCDSGHYYCYIKASNDQWYRMNDSTVSVRDIKFVLNKQAYVLFYVKSTDVKKNGDYGLSSSSSSVSHSISRPTVIPDQDKVRKISFVFGLGKQNGPSLSSSDSQPSSANSSNGEHHTGGNGASFLVPYGLESSEESDQENYGSQEYGLESSEESDQGYCSSLEYGLESSEESDQENWGSLENGLESSEESDQENWGSLENGLESSEESDQENWGSLENGCSNNCPTGTNGESGVHHNGTGLNGATDGVTKSGQSEHQYGDHKVNEHHGLHVTPAAANGLDSDHSHFSKEAHNSASQASSSQNSHSAKSNVSPPKAHFSSFESAQNKADRTRKRSRSKEREGSPEAHRSKNPKKSEEKKKSKDKDRHRERESSGDSDRAAETKKKKRRQWDSEVEHHSPLSHKNRSSEERESRKRKYDDIKNS; encoded by the exons ATGACCATAGTTAACAGGTCACCAGAGAAGTCTGACCACGAGTCAGCCGGGTGTCAGCGGTCTCCCTTGACCAGTGGAGACATGGAAATGGATGGTAGCTTGGCAGTGGGTCCCACCATACCCAGTGACTCTCCGGGGTTGAAGGCTCCAGGAAGCTCCCTGGGCCCGACACCCGGACCTGCTGTCTACAATAACACGCCCTCTTCTGTGGGACGGCCCGAGGAGCAAG TGCTGAGCTGTGATGATGGCCTTGACCTGCCCCAGATGGTCCTCTTCCCTGCAGAGCGGCTCCACCTGAAGTGGACACAAGTTCACCCCATCGGCGCAGGCTTGCAAAATATGGGGAACACCTGCTTCCTAAACTCAGCCCTGCAGTGTCTCACTTACACTGCTCCACTTGCAAACTACCTGCTGACACAGGAGCACTCCAACACAT GTCACGAGCCAGGGTTCTGTATGATGTGCACCATGCAAAACCACATCACTGAAGTTTTTGCAAACTCTGGAGATGTTATAAAGCCCACTGGTGTGCTCAACAAACTCACAA ACATTGCAAGTCACTTCCGCCGTGGGCGCCAGGAGGATGCACACGAGTTCCTGCGGTACACAGTGGATGCTATGCAAAGGTCCTGCTTACCTGGAGACTA TTTGGACAGGCAAACGCAGGcaaccactttcatccatcaggTATTTGGCGGGCAACTGAGGTCTAGAG tTGAATGTTTAAACTGCAAAGCAGTCTCGGACACATTTGACCCTTTTCTGGACATACCTCTGGACATTATG ACGGCTCGCAGTGTCTCCCAGGCTCTGGAACAGTTCGTCACACCAGAACAGCTGGGTGGAGATGACTCCTACAAATGCGCCAA GTGCACAAAAATGGTCACAGCCTCAAAGAGACTTACCATCCATCGCAGCTCCAACGTGCTCACACTCTGTCTCAATCGCTTTGCAAACTTCAATGGAGGCAAAATCACAAAG GGTGTGAAATATCCCGAGTACTTGGACCTGCGGCCCTTCATGTCTCAGTCTCAGGGGGAGCCTCTGCTCTACGAGCTGTATGCTGTGCTGGTCCACTCTGGATTCAGCTGTGATTCTGGACACTACTATTGCTATATTAAG GCCAGCAACGATCAGTGGTATAGGATGAACGACTCGACTGTGTCTGTCAGGGACATCAAGTTTGTTCTCAACAAGCAGGCCTATGTCCTTTTCTACGTCAA ATCCACTGATGTAAAGAAAAATGGGGACTACGGCCTGAGTTCTTCCTCCTCATCTGTCTCCCACTCGATCAGTAGACCCACAGTGATACCTGATCAAGACAAAGTCCGGAAGATTTCATTCGTCTTCGGGCTAGGCAAACAGAACGGCCCATCCTTGTCATCCTCTGACAGCCAGCCATCCTCTGCCAACAGCAGTAATGGGGAGCATCATACTGGAGGGAATGGAGCCTCATTTTTGGTGCCATATGGCCTCGAGTCTTCAGAGGAATCGGACCAGGAGAACTATGGCTCCCAGGAATATGGCCTAGAGTCGTCAGAGGAATCAGACCAGGGGTACTGTAGCTCCCTGGAATATGGCCTCGAGTCTTCAGAGGAGTCGGACCAGGAGAACTGGGGCTCCCTGGAAAATGGCCTAGAGTCTTCAGAGGAGTCGGACCAGGAGAACTGGGGCTCCCTGGAAAATGGCCTAGAGTCTTCAGAGGAGTCGGACCAGGAGAACTGGGGCTCCCTGGAAAATGGCTGTTCTAATAATTGTCCTACAGGCACAAACGGAGAGTCAGGAGTTCACCATAATGGGACTGGATTGAATGGAGCCACTGATGGTGTCACCAAATCTGGTCAAAGTGAGCACCAGTACGGAGACCACAAAGTGAATGAACACCATGGGCTCCATGTGACTCCCGCTGCAGCTAATGGGCTTGACAGTGACCACAGTCACTTCAG TAAAGAGGCGCATAACTCTGCCTCTCAGGCTAGTTCTTCTCAGAACAGCCACAGCGCAAAATCCAACGTCTCTCCCCCTAAAGCTCATTTCTCCTCGTTTGAATCCGCTCAAAACAAGGCGGATCGTACTCGCAAGAGGAGCCGGAGCAAGGAAAGGGAAGGCAGCCCTGAGGCGCATCGCtctaaaaaccccaaaaagagCGAGGAAAAGAAGAAATCAAAAGATAAAGACAGACACCGTGAGAGAGA AAGCTCCGGTGATTCTGACAGAGCcgcagaaacaaaaaagaaaaagaggcgGCAGTGGGACAGCGAGGTGGAGCACCACAGCCCTCTCAGTCACAAGAACAGGAGCAGCGAGGAGAGGGAGAGCcgtaaaagaaaatatgatgataTCAAGAACTCTTAA